A single genomic interval of Calypte anna isolate BGI_N300 chromosome 3, bCalAnn1_v1.p, whole genome shotgun sequence harbors:
- the GALM gene encoding aldose 1-epimerase: MTEVKREVFGRMPQEEGGEVVEKFVLKSDSVKVEILSLGCIIAALETKGRDGEFSDVVLGFDSLEGYTKKHPFFGAVVGRVANRIGKGRFSLDGKEYQLFLNNGPNSLHGGAKGFDKVLWSPEVLPNGVCFFRLSPDGEEGYPGDLKVWVTYTLSGGELAINYRAQTNKTTPINLTNHAYFNLAGQGSRDIYDHEISIEADSYLPVDDTQIPTGEVAAVQGTSFDLRQPVELGKHLKKFCLGGFDHNFCLHQTRVRRLVARARHPPTGRTMEVHTTQPGMQFYTGNNLDGSLKGKGAVVYPKHSAFCLETQNWPDAINKPHFPDSLLRPGEEYNHTTWLVFSTT; encoded by the exons ATGACAGAAGTTAAGAGGGAGGTGTTCGGGCGGATGccccaggaggaaggaggagaagtgGTGGAAAAGTTCGTCTTAAAGTCGGACAGCGTGAAAGTGGAGATCTTGTCCTTAGGGTGTATAATCGCCGCTCTGGAGACgaagggcagggatggggagttTTCAGATGTTGTCCTAGGCTTTGACAGTTTGGAAG GTTACACAAAGAAGCACCCTTTCTTTGGTGCCGTCGTGGGGCGTGTTGCCAACAGAATTGGGAAGGGGAGGTTCTCCTTGGATGGGAAGGAGTATCAGCTCTTCCTCAACAATGGGCCCAACAGCCTGCATGGAGGAGCCAAGGGATTTGACAAG GTTCTGTGGAGCCCTGAGGTTCTTCCAAACGGTGTCTGTTTCTTCCGGCTCAGCCCTGATGGTGAGGAAGGCTACCCCGGTGACCTGAAAGTCTGGGTGACCTACACGCTCAGTGGTGGGGAGCTCGCCATCAACTATCGAGCCCAGACCAATAAGACAACACCCATCAACCTGACAAACCATGCATACTTCAACCTTGCAGGGCAG GGCTCACGGGATATCTATGACCATGAGATTTCTATTGAAGCAGATTCCTACCTGCCTGTGGACGACACCCAGATCCCTACTG GGGAGGTGGCTGCTGTGCAGGGCACCAGCTTTGATCTCCGGCAGCCTGTGGAACTGGGAAAGCACTTGAAGAAGTTTTGTCTGGGTGGCTTTGACCACAACTTCTGCCTGCATCAGACTCGAGTTCGACGCCTTGTGGCCAG GGCTCGCCACCCACCCACTGGCAGGACCATGGAGGTTCACACTACACAGCCTGGGATGCAGTTTTACACTGGGAACAACCTGGATGGCTCCCTGAAGGGCAAAGGTGCTGTTGTGTACCCCAAGCACTCGGCTTTCTGCCTGGAAACCCAGAACTGGCCTGATGCCATCAACAAG ccccacttCCCTGACTCCCTGCTCCGCCCAGGTGAGGAATACAACCACACCACCTGGCTCGTTTTCAGCACCACTTGA